In Salinibaculum sp. SYNS191, the genomic window CGGTAGGCCGTCGAGCGCTCGCGGTCGACGCGGTCGGCTATCTCGTCGACGGTCAGCGGTTGCTGACTGGCACCGAGAGTCTGGAATATCTGGACGTCGAGCTGTTTCAGACCGTGGAAACACTCCAGCAGGCCCTCACACACCATGTCCTGCTGGAGGTAGTCGTATATCGAGTCGGGCATGCCTCACACTAAGTAATCAGATAGCAAAAATGTGTGGGTCGCGTGCATTACTGTCCGGTCCGGCCGGACGGAGCAGTCGAGCCGGCTGGTGCGGTGTCGGCCTACCGTCTGCTCGTGTCGATGCCCAGGAGCCTGTTCAGGATGCACGTCCGGGTCAGCCCCGTTACGAGGAAGACGAGTCCGACGACGGCCGCAAGCGCCCCGACAGTCGTTCCGAGGGGTAGCAACTCGGCGAACGCGGCGATGCCGACGAGCAGCAGTATCGGTCCAGCGACGAGCCGAGCGGTTCTGTCGAGGCCACCAACATTCTGTTCCATACCCGACGCTACGCGGATCAGTGTAAAAATAGTTTTGTATAAAGTGTGCCATACTAAAACAAGTACGGCGTGCCCCAGGGACGCGAGGACGGCCCGTGCAGCGGCCGGAGGTCCGGGGGAAGACACCGGCGGCGAAGCCGTAACACACAGGCCACCTGCGTCCGTAGCTCCGGGCGACGATGCTCCAGGCAGTCGGCGAGTGGTTGAGCGGGACCGAGGCGGCGGCGCTCCTGCTCGTGCTCGCGCTCGCCACGCTCGGGACCGCGACGCTGTTCGTCATCGGCGTGGTCGGCTACCGGCGGCGGGGGAGCTCTGCCTACCTGTTGCTGGCGGTGGCGCTCGGGCTGCTGGTCGGGCGCTCGCTCATGGGATTCGGGACCGCGCTGGGTCTGGTGCCGATGCCGGTGCAC contains:
- a CDS encoding YgaP family membrane protein → MEQNVGGLDRTARLVAGPILLLVGIAAFAELLPLGTTVGALAAVVGLVFLVTGLTRTCILNRLLGIDTSRR
- a CDS encoding DUF7471 family protein, which encodes MLQAVGEWLSGTEAAALLLVLALATLGTATLFVIGVVGYRRRGSSAYLLLAVALGLLVGRSLMGFGTALGLVPMPVHHLVEHGSDFAVATLILYALYRTGAPSPSP